A single window of Debaryomyces hansenii CBS767 chromosome F complete sequence DNA harbors:
- a CDS encoding DEHA2F25498p (similar to uniprot|Q08234 Saccharomyces cerevisiae YOL075C Hypothetical ORF), whose product MIESNILEVNTDDKVSLTVKNLTVGVKNSDKKTDDVEATGESKGGKKILDDVSFQLQSGELMAIMGGSGSGKTTLLNTLSQRTNIKNNDLSFSGSVEYIVGDKGNTKRKVRNAYLLQTDIFLPGLTVYETLMFQADLRLPPTATKYEKEELVNSLLTTLELQPIRDETISSFSTYSTNLSGGEQRRVSLAIQLLSKPSMLFLDEPTTGLDTSSSLKLLQVLRKLASPEFGITIILSIHQPRSEITVLFDKICLLTRGGRVVYFGSLIDSGSYFASVRDENGEQTEMKSSNFVEYIMDLSVKDTSSKEMENITSRRIDNLVESWKAYSNTEENKEMLSSNEVKKLFEKNIKLFDKGKEDRISFLQEIIVSTRRTFLLSYRDTASLFAINFVCLLLAIACGWMFYKPKPDLAGIRSITSSLYVMLEIIGFSFMFIEIERLWAADGTFFFREYNENCVSITGFIISRRLGKFLLEDFPISVLFAVISYFMWGLRLTNEEGNNDASYFFIYFAITLLTEFCGMATAMLAFSLSMDFSISALILMVIYQLQNSACGYFVNAATMPVYVRWTKYIAYFWYAFGALTANQYTNWMGECPYDDADSRCEEYSGNYQLGVLGFPQGWITEPICILFAWVVGFYILTGLAFRFKNRDLAVAKTKENTIGGEEENEEGNEAESNVKFENTRLQKNDNSAQRDLEKASLVSTDQDIHIHIQNISLSVVLQENKFMIIRKISGEHQLLNNVSAHFKANKVNVIMGPSGGGKTTLLNFLSNRLSKNSKFRSNGNIRLNDSQYITNKELSSISAYVSQQDNSLISSLTVRETLYYQAKLRISHEDHHKIPVIINTLIRTMGLNDCAETLVGSESVKGISGGEKRRVSIAIQLLSKPKILFLDEPTSGLDSTTSVSVLGLLDNLAEVYGTTVIMTIHQPNEDMFNKFGSVLLLARGGRPVFNGSTISIKKYLADAGYPLPNDKNIADHILDVVSQSLEEDNTATQSRINYLVNRWEMKQSSNTNSVLVNETIDLEKYQHKKQPFFVTFPVITKRQFINSVRSKDVLIARAGQTIFLTIVHTLYFAPLRNTEEGVSNRLGLIQEVLNLYFIGFFNNVTLYPVERSLFYQEYKDGIYGPLEFNLSYLLNELPTEIIPCLFFAVLLVFGVGLPRTPGMFFSMFFTGFVSINCGESLGILVSSIFTHLGLAINILASVIVIAIFMGGTMSLHMPEFFKAWNYINPMKYAVGTCAKLGFENQQFECALGTCTLDTGDNVLEYYNLDINLGAYFGGLVACLIIYRLVAIGSAYARLKLCV is encoded by the coding sequence ATGATCGAATCGAACATTTTAGAAGTGAACACAGATGACAAAGTCAGTCTTActgtgaaaaatttaacaGTAGGAGTCAAGAATAGTGACAAGAAGACCGATGATGTAGAAGCAACAGGTGAATCTAAAGGCGGTAAAAAGATTTTGGATGATGTTTCATTTCAGTTGCAAAGCGGCGAGTTGATGGCTATAATGGGTGGTTCAGGAAGTGGAAAAACCACATTGTTGAACACTCTCTCGCAGAGAACCaatattaagaataatGACCTATCTTTTTCTGGGTCGGTCGAATACATAGTAGGCGATAAAGGGAATACTAAGAGAAAAGTCAGGAATGCATACTTATTACAAACTGATATCTTTTTGCCAGGATTGACAGTGTACGAAACATTAATGTTCCAAGCAGACTTAAGATTACCTCCCACAGCAACGAAATatgagaaagaagaattagtaAATTCGTTATTGACTACATTAGAATTACAACCAATACGTGACGAAACTATCCTGTCATTTTCCACTTATAGTACTAACTTATCTGGGGGAGAACAAAGAAGAGTGTCATTGGCGATTCAGTTATTGAGTAAGCCATCTATGTTATTTTTGGATGAGCCCACAACAGGTTTGGACACGAGTAGTTCGTTGAAGCTTTTGCAAGTCTTAAGAAAACTTGCATCTCCAGAATTTGGTATCACTATTATCTTATCTATCCATCAACCAAGACTGGAAATCACTGTTttgtttgataaaatatGCTTATTAACGAGGGGTGGCAGGGTTGTATACTTTGGTAGCTTGATTGATAGTGGTAGTTATTTCGCCTCCGTGAGAGATGAAAATGGTGAGCAAACGGAGATGAAATCATCTAATTTTGTGGAGTATATTATGGACTTATCTGTCAAAGATACTTCGTCTAAAGAGATGGAAAATATTACTTCTAGAAGAATTGACAATTTAGTCGAATCGTGGAAAGCATACTCTAAtacagaagaaaataaagagATGTTGTCTTCGAATGAAGTAAAGAAGCTCTTTGAGAAAAACATTAAGTTGTTTGATAAAGGTAAGGAAGACAGAATTTCTTTTTTACAGGAAATCATTGTTCTGACTAGAAGAACATTCCTTTTATCATATAGGGATACGGCTTCGTTATTTGCTATCAATTTTGTATGTCTTCTCTTAGCAATCGCTTGTGGTTGGATGTTCTATAAACCAAAACCTGATTTGGCGGGTATTAGATCTATCACTTCAAGTCTTTATGTTATGTTGGAAATTATTGGTTTTTCTTTCATGTTCATTGAAATAGAGAGATTATGGGCCGCCGATGGTACATTTTTCTTCCGGGAATACAATGAAAATTGCGTCAGTATTACTGggtttattatttctagAAGGTTAGGAAAATTCTTATTAGAGGATTTTCCAATATCTGTTCTCTTTGCAGTGATATCGTATTTCATGTGGGGATTAAGATTAACTAACGAAGAGGGTAACAATGACGcttcttatttttttatctattttgcaattaCACTTTTGACTGAATTTTGTGGAATGGCAACAGCTATGCTTGCATTTTCCCTTTCAATggatttttcaatttcagcGTTGATTCTAATGgttatatatcaattacAAAACAGTGCATGTGGTTATTTTGTTAATGCTGCAACAATGCCTGTTTATGTGAGGTGGACAAAATACATTGCCTACTTCTGGTATGCGTTTGGTGCATTGACTGCTAACCAATATACAAATTGGATGGGTGAATGCCCATATGATGATGCTGATAGCAGATGTGAGGAATACTCTGGCAATTACCAGTTGGGTGTTCTAGGGTTCCCTCAAGGATGGATTACTGAACCaatttgtattttatttgcCTGGGTTGTTGGATTTTATATCTTGACTGGACTTGCCTTTCGCTTCAAGAATCGTGATCTAGCTGTGGCAAAAACTAAGGAAAATACTATTGGtggtgaagaagagaatgagGAAGGGAATGAGGCAGAGAGCAATGTCAAGTTTGAAAATACTCGTTTACagaaaaatgataattccGCTCAAAGAGATCTTGAAAAGGCCTCATTAGTATCGACTGATCAAgatattcatattcatatacAGAATATTAGCTTGTCTGTTGTACTTCAAGAAAACAAATTTATGATAATAAGGAAAATAAGCGGCGAGCAccaattattgaacaacGTGTCTGCCCATTTCAAGGCCAATAAGGTCAATGTTATCATGGGTCCTTCTGGTGGAGGTAAAACtacattattgaattttctttctaacagattatcaaaaaattccaaatttaGATCTAATGGAAATATCAGGTTGAACGACTCCCAATATATCACGAATAAGGAATTATCTCTGATATCTGCATATGTATCTCAACAggataattctttaatatctAGTTTAACAGTTCGGGAAacattatattatcaagCAAAGTTAAGAATTTCTCACGAAGATCATCATAAAATCCCAGTAATTATTAACACATTGATTAGAACTATGGGCTTAAATGATTGTGCAGAAACTTTGGTTGGATCAGAGTCTGTTAAGGGTATTTCTGGTGGGGAAAAGAGAAGAGTTTCGATTGCGATTCAATTGTTAAGTAAACCTAAGATTCTTTTTTTGGATGAGCCTACTTCAGGTCTTGATTCAACTACTTCAGTTTCCGTTCTAGGTTTATTGGATAATCTTGCTGAAGTTTATGGCACAACTGTAATTATGACAATCCATCAACCAAATGAAGACAtgttcaataaatttggATCTGTCTTATTACTAGCTAGGGGTGGCAGACCAGTTTTCAATGGGAGCACAATATCtattaagaaatatttggctGATGCAGGATATCCATTACCAAATGATAAGAACATTGCCGACCATATTTTAGATGTAGTCTCTCAAAGCttggaagaagataatacGGCTACTCAGTCAAGAATTAACTATTTGGTTAATAGATGGGAAATGAAACaatcttcaaatacaaATTCTGTATTAGTTAATGAAACAATCGATCTTGAGAAATACCAACATAAGAAGCAACCTTTCTTTGTGACTTTTCCAGTCATTACTAAACgtcaatttatcaattccGTGAGGTCTAAAGATGTTTTGATCGCAAGAGCTGGGCAGACTATATTCTTGACTATTGTACATACATTATATTTTGCGCCGTTAAGAAATACAGAAGAAGGTGTAAGCAATAGATTGGGTTTGATACAGGAGgtattaaatttatattttattggtTTTTTTAACAACGTCACCTTATACCCAGTAGAAAGAAGTCTTTTCTATCAAGAGTACAAAGATGGAATATATGGCCCATTggaattcaatttatcatacttattaaatgaattaccAACCGAAATTATTCCGTGTTTGTTCTTTGCCGTATTGCTAGTTTTTGGAGTCGGTTTACCGAGAACACCGGGAATGTTTTTCAGTATGTTCTTTACTGGTTTTGTATCGATTAATTGTGGTGAATCGTTGGGAATACTTGTTTCAAGTATTTTCACGCATCTCGGATTAGccattaatattttagcGTCCGTGATTGTTATTGCTATCTTCATGGGAGGTACTATGTCGTTACATATGCCTGAGTTTTTCAAAGCATGGAATTATATCAATCCAATGAAATACGCGGTTGGAACTTGTGCAAAATTAGGTTTCGAGAATCAACAATTCGAATGTGCTTTAGGCACTTGTACGTTAGATACTGGTGATAATGTCTTAGAATACTATAACTTGGACATTAATTTAGGTGCTTACTTTGGTGGATTAGTTGCCtgtttaataatttatagATTGGTTGCAATAGGATCAGCCTACGCCAGGCTAAAGCTTTGCGTTTAG
- a CDS encoding DEHA2F25476p (similar to uniprot|Q02784 Saccharomyces cerevisiae YPL059W GRX5 Hydroperoxide and superoxide-radical responsive glutathione-dependent oxidoreductase) has translation MFRRALLNTRFAQPVIRTPFIQQGRFISTEIKDAIDRAVGSSKVVLFMKGTPEFPQCGFSRATIQMLGQQGVDPEKFAAYNVLEDPELRDGIKEYSEWPTIPQLYVNKEFVGGCDIVMSMAQSGELSDLLEANECLIPEEEGETTSANIQPNERS, from the exons ATGTTCAGAAGGGCTCTATTAAATACTAGATTC gCGCAACCAGTAATCAGAACTCCTTTTATTCAGCAAGGTAGATTCATCTCAACCGAAATTAAAGATGCTATCGATAGGGCTGTGGGGAGCTCAAAGGTTGTCTTGTTCATGAAAGGTACTCCTGAATTCCCACAATGTGGCTTTTCAAGAGCTACTATTCAAATGTTGGGACAACAAGGTGTGGATCCAGAAAAGTTTGCTGCTTACAATGTCTTAGAGGATCCCGAATTAAGAGAtggaattaaagaataCAGTGAATGGCCAACTATTCCACAGTTATATGTTAACAAGGAATTTGTTGGTGGGTGTGATATTGTCATGTCCATGGCACAATCCGGTGAGTTAAGCGACTTATTAGAAGCTAACGAATGTTTAATCCCTGAGGAAGAAGGAGAGACAACATCTGCTAATATTCAACCAAACGAAAGAAGCTAA